The genome window AGGTTTGGTTTAAGAAAAAGTGATACATCAATGCTGTGGATTTTGCGGCTTTAGCAAACTGTAATAATGAACATTGCAGAAACGTGCGGAAAAAGGTTGTGCCCTAAACCATGGCTATCCCGAGTGTGGTCCCGCCGCAGCAGCCTCACCTGGGCGTCTGCGGAATCGGCGCCTCAGCGAGGCCCCCAGCTGGCTGTGTGCGCGTGCAAGTGTGAGAGTCCTGCTCTGATAAGTGGGGGGGGAGGctaacagttttatttataattactcaaaaaaaatatgtttttgtggtCAAGAATTGGAGGgcactttgtaaaaattaatgCCATTTAAATGGAGATAGACCCTCCTACCCACACAGAGTGCCGGCCTGCGGGAGGCCCTCAACACTGGCAGCTGGTAGAGAGTGACGCTGTTGTGCcggctctttttcttttcttaatgcaTTCCTTAATGTTCTTGTTAAGTCACATTTTGGAAACGTAtgggaaaataaagaaactaacATGCTGCACTTCTTTTTGAGCCAGTATTAAAACTGGTTAACTcgttgtttttctctttgctttggcTACCAGGAAGCACAGCTAAATTTAACACTCAACAGGGTAATACTGTTAGCCTACCTGTCctgaatatttgtttttctctctatgatttttcttttctattttattaggtTTTCCAGTATGTTTCTTACAAATCACTTAAAATTCTCTCTGAAAATAAGAGTCCAAATTACAGTAATGACTTTTGAAAACAGTCTGTTCCTGTTTGCCGGGTTCTACAACAGTATGAGTTTCTGAAACTGGCCACCTGCCTGTCTGAAGTCATTTCTTCTCCCTGTTCTTGCTCCCTGTTTGCTCCCCAGTGAAGGTCTCAGATGCCAATAGCTCCTGTCCTGGGGGGCTTTGCTCCTGTCTCCCCAGGCAGCGCGGagcccctgcagccccgcccTTGAGTCATTGGTAAGGAAGGAGAGAGGCCGACCCGTAAGGCACAGCCCGCTCTCCGCAGCAGTACTCACCGCACCTCCAGCTGCTTCAGACTTCCTCTGCAATGAAGGAGAGAACAGCACGCGTTTACAACCAAACCTCGTTTTTAGGATAGTTGCCTGCACGCTCCTCCATCGCCAAGCTAGATCAGATCCCTCTGATTCGCTCTCAAGAAAGCTTTGTTCATAGTCTATCAGCTTGTAGTTCTGGATTGCGCAACCCCCCCTCATCAGACCATAAGCTCCGATTCACACCTCGCTCCCCACTGTACCCTCAGTGCCTGGCCTGCGACCAGGGCACAGGAGCTGTTACTGCTTGGGCAGGCGGGTGATACAAAAAGCAGAGACACTGGAAAGAGAATAGGGACAGAACTaatatttatgacttttttttttttttttttgagacagagtctcactctgttgccccggctagagtgagtgccgtggcgtcagcctagctcacagcaacctcaaactcctgggctcaagcaatcctgctgcctcagcctccctcctgcctcagcctccctcctgcctcagcctcccgagtagctaggaccacaggcatgcaccaccatgcccggctaattgtttctatatatattagttggccaattaatttctttctatttatagtagagacggggtctcgctcttgctcaggctggttttgaactcctgaccttgagcaatccgcccgcctcggcctcccagagtgctaggattacaggcgtgagccaccgcgcccggcctagaactaATATTTATGAATCACCTATAATGTGCAGACATCGTTAGTGCTTTGTATACGCTATCGGATCCTCAGCACAATCTTGGATTTCTTTATGTAACATAattggctaaaataaaatttacccatttaaagtatatgacTCCGTGGATTTTAGTATAGTCACTGGATTGTGCAACCATCACGGCTAATTCTAAACCCTTTTCGTAACTTCAAAAAGAAACTGGCCATTAGCGGTCACCCCTTCAACTCCCCCCtcgccccagccccaggcaaggactaatctactttctgtctctatggctTTGCCTGTGCTGAACGTTTTCCGTAAATAGAATCACACACACAGATGGAAGCCAgttttttgtgtctgttttttttcatttaatgttttcaaggttcacccacaTGGTAGTGgttatcagtacttcatttctttttatggctggatGATATTTCGATGTACAGACatgcacattttgtttatctgttcagcAGCAGATGGATATTCGGGTTGTTTCCATTTGGGGGCTGTTATGCTGCTCTAGACATTTGTGCATAAGTTTTTGCGTGAgcatttgttttcagttttctggtgtgtacacctaggagtggaattgctggtcatGTGGTAACTCTATGATTAACCATTTGACTAACCACCAGGCTGTTTCCCACAGCAGCTGCACAAgtttacattttcaccagcaatgtgtgagggttccaatttctccacgtGCTCgccaacacttgctattgttcatcttttttattgCAGCCATCCCAGTGAGCATGAAGTTGTACATATTGTGGATTCGATtggcattttcctaatgactaatgatactgagcatattttcatatgctaattggccatttgtatatcttctttggagaaatgtctattcaaatcctttgcccattaaaaatattagatagtttatctttttattgttgtaggagttcttaatatattttagatactagATTCTTAGCAGattatgatttgtaaatattttctcccaatctatgagttgtctttttctctttctttaattttttttttttagaaacaggatcttgctttgttgcccaggctggagtgcagtggcccaatcatagctcactataacctcaaactcctggctcaagtgatcctcccacatcagcctcccaagtagctaggactacaggtacatgccaccacacctggctaatttttttttaaaaaattttgtagagatgaggtcgtaccatgttacccaggctggtctgggacccccagcctcaagcgattctactgccttggtctcccaaagtgctgggtttactggcatgagccactgtgcccagacctttttgctttcttgttgctgtcctttgaagcacaaaagtttttaattttgatgaagtccaatttatctattttttttcctttggttgcttATATATTAGGTGTCATacctaagaaaccattgcctaatccaagttCAGGAAGATTTatacttatgttttcttttaagataacgttttcttttatagttttaaaagtttatagttttttatagttataaaagaaaagatgttttcttttatagttttatgtattatatttagtttttgatCATTTAGGtctttgagttaaattttgtatatggtgtcaTGTAGGGGTCCAACTCCATTCTATTGCACGTAGATACCTggttgttccaacaccatttgttggaaagactattctttccccattgaatggtcttggtacccttgttgaaaatcaattggccataaaCTCTTGGGTTTATTTCTGTACTGTCAATTTTCCATTGAGCAATGCCTATCCTTATGCTGACACTACAccatcttgattactgtagctgtgtagtaagttttaaaattgggacatgcaagtcctccaactttgttgttcttcagattgttttgactattctgggtccTCTGCATGTCCATGTTAATTTTAGGATCAGCTCATCACTTCTGCAAAAAATTTTGTTTGCCAGCTGGGATtctgatagagattgcattgaatctgtagatcagctTGACTTCTTAGCAATAGTAAGTCTTCCCATTAACAAATATGGGATGGCTTTCTGTTTGTTtaagtctttcatttctttttttcatttctcttcttttctttccttttggagagaggtcttgctttgttgccctggctagagtgcaatggcatcatcatagctcactgcaactttgaattcctgggttcaagtgatcccctgcctcagcctcccaactagctgggactacaggcccatgacACCACACtcaactgatttttctatttttggtagagatggggtctcgctcttgctcaggctggtctcaaattcctggcctcaagcaatcctcccacctcagcctcccaaagtgctaagattacaggcatgagccactgtacctggcccttAAACCTTTAATTTCGTTCAACAATGTGTTGTAATTTTTATGTACAAGTCTTGCACTttgtttgttaaatttattcctaattttattcttctcaatgctgttgtaaatgaaattgttttcttaatttcatttttggattgttcattgctagtgtatgcATATATAGTGGATTTTTGTATGTTGCTCTTATATCCTGCAAACTTGATGAAGTTGTGTTTAGCTTTAATAGTTTTTTAGTcaaatatttaggattttcaACATACAAGGTCATGTCATCTGATAATAGagatagttttcctttttcctttccaaactggatttttaaaatttctttttcttgcctaattgccctagCTATAACCTCCAGTATGATGTTCAATAGAAGTGACAAGAGCAGACATCTTTATCTTATTCCTGAGCATGATCTTTTGaagtagggatttttttttttttacaaatgaagaaaaacctGACTCCCCCCGCCCCATGAAGCTGAGgctcagatgaggaaattgaggctcagagaaattaagtagcCCTGCAAGGTCACACTGCCAGTTAAAAATGGAGCCAAAACTTAAACCCAGTTTTGACTCCGGAGTCCATACTCATTctcctccgcctccgcctcctcaAGCCCCGAGGAGAGAACCAGCAACTACATTCCACTTCTTCTTTCACTCTTCCAGTCACGCCGCACGTGGTGGAGGTGGCAGCACACGGTTAGTGTTCTCCTTTTCACCGGAAAGACTTGGAAGAACTGGGACTTGACGTGACTCTCCTGACCCCAATTCTGtgctttgaaagaagaaaaacggACCCTTCATTGAGTAACTAGAGGTATTCATAAAGGTTATGTGGGCGGTTCCTCCAAGGCAATAGCAGGAAGGATAAAACAAGCCCTGTGCGATAGTGAGGGAAGAGAAGGCCCTGGAAAGGCTGAGACAAGGTGCAGGGGACATCGAGGCCgggggacaggaaggaggggaaaggaaagggaattgACACTTTGTTAGTAAAGAAAACGTCAACGGAACAAAACCATCTCTTTATAAGAAAACACTTGAGGCTGgagcggtgactcacgcctgtaatcctagcactctgggaggctgaggcgggcagatcgttcaaggtcaggagtttgaaaccagcctgagcaagagagagaccctgtctctactaaaaatagaaagaaattaatcggacaactaaaaatatatagaaaaaattagccaggtatggtggcgcatgcctgtagtcccagctacttaggaggctgaggcagaaggattgcttgagcccaggttgctgtgagctaggctgatgctacagccctctagcccaggcaacaaagtgagactctgtctcaaaacaaaacaaaacaaaacaaaaatactttaaagcggatgtgaataaatttctttttgactAAAGAATctcttctgaaaaagaagaatgcaAACGAGTGATATAAAAACATTCTGTGCATGGCACGTGGCCAGACATGCTAAGGTGGCCCTGACCCGAGGCTGAGAGCTGGACAAAATGCCTCCAGCAGCCCCTGCCGAGTCCCCCCGGAAAAGACTCGGTCGCTGGAGCAAGCCCTGGTTGTGCAGGCTGCTGCCGAAATCGCCCACTCCGGCACTTCCTCACAGAGCTTAAGTAaacaagattaaataaaaatggattgaaTAAAACTGGCCCCCACGAAAAACCTCCCGTCACTCTCGCTCACAGAAGAGGCTCAGCAAATATTACTTCCGCCCTTCTTCCCTTTACGGGGTCCTCAGGGGCCCCAGGCCCTAGGCATGCCCTGGCCCAGGCTCTGTAGGAATCTACCGCAATGGAAAGaaacctccctcttctctcctccttggCCCAGATCTTTCTAGTAATTTGGCTTCCATCTCTAACCACATAACAAGTGTGTGAGTCTCTTTTCTTCCACATCCCCCCAAAGAAGCGCGGGATGTTTCAGAGGCTTCCCCGTGGGGAAGCGGGCCCTGGCTCCGCCAGAGAAGACCTGAGCGCCGGCTACTCTCTGCCACCACCTTTCCGTGAACCTCTGGGCAAGTCTCCTTTCTGGGCTTCAGGTTCCTCAGGTGGGAAGGGTCCTTGGTCATAGAGGGTAGGGAAGGTCGGCTGCTGCTTCTAGTCTAGGTCCAAGGGCCGATGTTAAGACAGCCATGGGGAGGGGAGACTGGCAAGGTCCCTGAGGTATAACGGGTCCCAGACGGTGGCCCCTGTGAGATGTCTTTCCTCCCTCGCTGTCTCACAGGGTTTGTGGTGGGATTCACAGGGGTGTGAGGCAGGCCTGGCCCTCTGACTGGGAGATGAAATTTATGCTCTGAAAACATGGACCCCTCAGGACAGACTGGGGAAGAGGCTAATGAGAGAGAGGAGCAGAAAGCACCTTAGGAGGAAGTGAGGGGGGGGGAGCCGCCAGGGAGGCTTCCTGGGGGTTTGCTGGGCCTCGGGGGCCGCCTGCGGCTGCGCTCTATGACCAGCAGGTAGGAGTTGGGTGAGAGGGGGTTGAAACAGGGTGGACATTCAGACAACCCCGGCTGCCCTGACCCCAGGGGGCACAGGCTCCACTGCTTGCACGCCAAGGTCTGTCACTTCTGTGCCCTCATTGGGTTCTCAGGGTGTCCCAAGCGTTaacctgccttcctcctccttccccagcggCTCAGACCCTCTGCTGCCCGCCTGCTCCTCTCTGCACCAGCAACTCCCAGCGTTGCTCCAAGCCCAGCCTAGTGCCTCCTTCTAGAGGAGCCCACACTGAGGCCCCAGGCTGGGTTGGGGCTCTGTCCCCTGTAGACCCTGGGAGTTTAGGGGCGGGGGGACACTCTACCGAAGAcagccccacacacacacatcaccaTATTGCCGCCAGCTTGCAACCCTCCCCTGGCCTTTGGCCTCTGTCTCACTGGTCTTGGAGTCCCCATGCCTTGGGTGGGGGAGACTCAGGGGAGTGGCTAGATGAGCCCCACTCTCGTCCCCGGGTCTCCAGGCCGGGGACGTCATTATGGAGAAGAGCAGGTTACCTTTTCCATCTGCCTTGTAGTCATCAGGGAGGAGCTTGTCCTGCCGGTAACCCAGCACGAAGCCCAGGAAGGAGAGGATGAGGGCGTCGCCGATGCTGAGGATGGCCAGCATGAAGGCCCAGCGGATGGTGCAGTGGCCCAGGGTGTACTTGCCCGTCTGCTCCCCACACATGCGGCGCACCTCGCTCGAGTCCCAGCCGTCCGGGTAGACCAGGCAGCCAATCATCAGGCCTGTGGCTGAGAGGGCAAGAAGGGGTGCAGACGGTGTCGGCCTGGTGTGCCCAGCCCACTGCCTCCCACCTTGCACTACCGTTATCTTGTCACTTCCATTCTCCTTGTGATAATAGCTTGGAGGGGCACAAGAGGTAGCTCCTACCATCCTTCTTACAGAACACAGGTGAGAAACCGAGGCTCCAAAAGCCAGATCAGCTGGCCTCCGGTACCTGGCAGTCAGGGGCCGAGGCAGAGAGCTGAGTTTCTCGGCCCAGGGCAGATTCTGCCACCTCACCAGGTGGTCCTCCCAGGCCCACGGCCACTACCCTCACCTTGGACTCACTGAGGCACAGCCTACCCTGGCTGCGAAGACCTCCAATACCTGGTCCCAGCGCAGACAGCTCATCTCTCCGAAAGTGTACATTTGTTCATAATGTCAACACCTCTGCAACTGTGTGATACGAAAGTgtcagggccgggcacggtggctcacgcctgtaaccctagcattctgggaagccgaggcaggaggatcatttgagctcaagggtttgagaccagcctgagcaagagcaagacctttctctactaaaaatagaaagaagttagctggacaactaaaaatatatagaaaaaattagctggccatggtggcgcatgcctgtagtcccagctacttgggaggctgaggcaggaggatcgcttgagcccaggagtttgaggtttctgtgagctaggctgacaccaccccactctagcctgggcaacagagcaatactctgttcccccaaaaaaacaaaaaaaatgaaagtatcagGTCATTGTTTGGTtagcagtattttttctttttataatacatAGTATAATGGTGTGTCCTACCACTCAGGTATCTTAGATTTGGTGAATACAGGAAGGCTTTCTAGCCTATGCCTGGCTGTTTCCTTCATGAACCTTCCACTTAAGCAAACAAGTTTCCTCCCCACCGTTACCACACAGCACGGTGCAGATGCTTACACGTCCCTCAATTTAAGCATCCCCtggaatgtttatttaaaatgttgttttcaatgtcaatattacctaaagtgatctacagaattaatgcaatccccatcaaagtaccaccatcattctttacagatctagaaaaaataattcttcactttgtatggaaccagaaaaaacctcgtatagccaaagcaatcttaagtaaaaagaacaaactgggaggcatcagtcttcctgacttcaagatGTACTACGAAGCAAAATAGTTAAATCaacctggtactggcacaagaacagatgCATTGATAGTTGGAATAtctctgagattccagagatgaaaccatctgtatacggtgacctaatctttgataaagcagacaaaaatatacaatggggaaaagaatctctctttaataaatggtgctgggaaaacatgcagaagaatgaatcaggatccctacctctcacttctcacaaaaatccactcaagatggataacagacttaaacctaaggcatgaaaccttaagaatcctagaagaagatgttgggaaaaccctttcagatattggcctaagcaaagaattcttgaagaagacccccaaagcaatcacggcagcaactaaaataaacaaatgggaactgatcaaattaaaaagcttctgcatagccaaggaaactatcattagagcaaacagacaacctacagaatgggagaaaatatttgctctctacacttccaataaaggtctaataacaagaatctagaactcaaaagaattaacaagaaaaaccaaacaaccccatcaagaaatggacaatggaaatgaacagaaattttccaaagaagacagaataatggcctgcaaacatataaaaaaatgttcaacatctctaatcatcagagaaatgcaaatcaaaaccacaatgagataccacctaactcccgtgagaatggcctgtatcaagaaatcccaaaacaacaaatgctggcgaggatgtggagagacaggaacactcttacactgctggtgggactgcaaattagtgcaacctttgtggagaagaatttggagatactcaaagagctaaaaatagaaacatcattcaacccagcaatagcactattaggcatctaccccaaagagcataggacattctattataaagacatctgcacccgaatgtttatggcagcacgattcactattgcaaggacatggaaacaacccaagtgcccgtcaattcatgagtggattattaaaatttggtatatgttcacaatggattactcaattctaagaaatgacagtgagctagcaacGCTTACACTaccctggattaagtttaagcccattatccaaagtgaggtgacacaagatcagaaaaatgggctccacatgtactcgccatcaaattggtactgactgattaaaactgtggtgcttaaatggtggtagtgctcaccagggatttgggggttagggggcgtagacccacatcttagggatgtggtgagcattgtggagggaagggcatacctctaacccttcctagggagaggcaaagataaaatgtaaccaaaatgtcaaaaaaaaccccaaacatttattgggtatcaggcaggtgggacgggggaggaggggatgggtatatatatatacataatgagtgtgatgcgcaccatttgggggatggacacgcttgaagcgctgactcaaggggggaggggaggcaagggcaatatatgtaaccttaacaacatttatactcccataatatgatgaaatttaaaaaatgttgttttctttgcATATAACATgcaccaaaataaaatgaaataaagtactGGTTCCCAGGCCAGGGTTGGGCTCAGAGATCACTGCTTTTAAAAGCACCCTTCCAGGTGGTTCTCTCAATAGGAAAAGCTGGGAACACAGTAGACCGGGCTGTGGGATCTCAAGCCCAGTTCTTTGTTAACTAGCTGTGTGAGCAGGAGCAGGCCACTTAAGCTTtctctgcctcggtttcctcgtCTATAAAGTGGAGAAAATAACCCTACCTGTTGCGGCTGCAGTGAGGTTCAAAGGAGTGAATGTTGGACGagtgctcagaacagtgcctggcacacactcGGCACTTCCTGAGTGTCATGTCTTCTTGTCCCACCTGCGCCTGCATTGACTTGGTATTTACAGCTAAAACTTCTACTATCCTGCTTCCCCCTGCTTCTTCCATCCCCTCCCGTCAAACCAGCTCCCCGACCCCAGCCTCCCCAGGGTGGAGCACAGACAGGTGACATAATCCCAGGATGTGACTGGGGTGACCCCAAGCACCACTGCCATGTGGCAGGAGTGCTTCCCCTTCCCTGTGCCCCCTTCCCACCCTTGGCCCTCCTTCCGCAGGCCGGGAGGCTCTCTGGCCCCAAGGCTGTGCCCTATCCAGGAACCCCTCAGAGAAACACCTCACAGGCCCCAGAGTGACCTTCCCCGGACCCAGCTTGTTCTTGTAAGGAAGGTGGGTAGATCACCCAAAGGCACAGGATCAGGTAGAGATCAGGGTCCACACCTCCCCGCCTCAGTGTATCAACTTCCTTTGACTTCTATGGAAGGAACTCACTTATGTAGTTCTTTTATAGACCCTAGAATACTTCATGGATCTGTGAAGTTCTGTGAAGCAGGCCAGatattaatatccccattttacagactagAAAACTGAGGGCTCAGAGAAACCAAATGACTTGCCCGTCATCCCGCTATGTCAGAGCCAAGACCTGAACTCTCCGTCCTGACTTCTCTGACTTCAAAgtcccttccctccacctccaaACAGCGGCATCGCTCTGAGGGGCTGAACACAGTTAGTGGTGACACCTCGACTTGGAGACAAGCTGAGACGTGTTCGGGAACCCTCCCACAGCTGTTTGGTAaaactgtgtgccaggcccttcCCCACGCGCTGCGGGTCCAGCCCTCCCGTGCCTGAGGTGGCCCCTACCTTAAAGGGGCACCTCACAGATGCCGAGGGCACCGGCGGACGTGGAGAGGAGCTACCTGCCCTTCAGGACTCGCCACGGTCCCCATCACGCCTCCCTCTGGCCCTGCCGAGGGCTTCCACAGCGCCTCCCTAGGCGACCCCGGCACAGCCCAGGGCCTCTGGCTGAGAAACAGGCGTGGGCACCACAGCCTGTCCACACCCGCACCGCCCACGGGTGGGTGCGGTGGGCGTCTACGCCGCCTGTGGTGTCCCGAGGGCCCACGGCCAGCACCGTGTTCTCAGGCCCGCTTGCGCACCCTTCCCGACTCCCCCGTGTTGTCTGTGAGACTCCCGACTCAGAGGCCAGCGAGGATGAAGCGTGATCGTTCACAGATACTGCTTACTTCGGTGCCTCGTGCCAGGCGAGTGGCCAGTTAATGTCAGTCATTGCTAGGATTACTGACACTGGGGTCCGACGGAAGCCATCTGGGCGCGTGGCTGCCGTCAGACCTGCTCACAGATATTGCGGGTACTCGCGGGATTGCCTCTGCCACCCCCGCCCCTGAGGTTGGGCAAGGCCGCGTTCCTTTGGCCAACAGGTGGGAGCAGAGATGTGTGTACACCCAGGCCAGAGCATCTAACGGCCAGTGGCAGACTTTCCAGAGCCCCTTTCTCTCTGAAGTGAGGACAGCCAAGGACA of Microcebus murinus isolate Inina chromosome 5, M.murinus_Inina_mat1.0, whole genome shotgun sequence contains these proteins:
- the LHFPL5 gene encoding LHFPL tetraspan subfamily member 5 protein isoform X1, which produces MVKLLPAQEAAKIYHTNYVRNARAVGVMWGTLTICFSVLVMALFIQPYWIGDSVNTPQAGYFGLFSYCVGNVLSSELICKGGPLDFSSIPSRAFKTAMFFVALGMFLIIGSIICFSLFFVCNTATVYKICAWMQLAAATGLMIGCLVYPDGWDSSEVRRMCGEQTGKYTLGHCTIRWAFMLAILSIGDALILSFLGFVLGYRQDKLLPDDYKADGKGNLLFSIMTSPAWRPGDESGAHLATPLSLPHPRHGDSKTSETEAKGQGRVASWRQYGDVCVWGCLR